One Salarias fasciatus chromosome 22, fSalaFa1.1, whole genome shotgun sequence DNA segment encodes these proteins:
- the LOC115409046 gene encoding regulator of G-protein signaling 1 translates to MRRFSSEGSLLDLDLLPWKLQEGRPESGPSPPRPEAPTIVEPPRSRRLLAEHSVSVEDLTELGQQDQHLLGVGGLSQGCRAYSDGQLVPDGAQGGPGPGPGPGPGPAYKPHPRHHRAKLSAAKLHLKSLFGQSPHSSHSNLATAAEHKDSVTERRSRLAFMRQWSQVGHGKKRVSREELDTWAKSLEDLLASHTGVSVFGAFLRSEFSEENLQFYLACEQYQNSSNNFSLQRRARDISATYVQPGAPREVNLDSKTRDLTLQLLQAPSHSSLSHAQRRVYALLDTDCYPRFLQSSLYLSLRAEAD, encoded by the exons ATGCGCAGGTTCAGCTCTGAGGGGTccctgctggacctggacctcctgccctggaagctgcaggaggGCAGGCCCGAGTCTGGACCGTCCCCGCCTCGGCCCGAGGCCCCCACCATCGTGGAGCCCCCCCGGAGCCGGCGGCTGCTGGCGGAGCACAGCGTCAGCGTGGAGGACCTGACGGAGCTGGGCCAGCAGGACCAGCACCTGCTGGGAGTGGGCGGGCTCAGCCAGGGCTGCCGGGCCTACAGCGACGGCCAGCTGGTCCCCGACGGTGCCCAGGGGGGCCCCGGCcctggccccggccccggccccggccccgcctACAAACCCCACCCCCGACACCACCGGGCCAAGCTGTCGGCCGCCAAGCTGCACCTGAAGAGCCTGTTTGGACAG agtccTCACTCCTCACACTCCAACCTGGCAACCGCCGCCGAGCACAAAGACAG TGTGACGGAGCGCCGGTCTCGCCTGGCCTTCATGCGGCAGTGGAGCCAGGTGGGCCACGGGAAGAAGAGGGTCAGCCGGGAGGAGCTGGACACCTGGGCCAAGTCCCTGGAGGACCTGCTGGCCAGTCACA ccggcGTGTCGGTGTTCGGAGCGTTCCTGCGTTCCGAGTTCAGCGAGGAGAACCTGCAGTTCTACCTGGCCTGTGAGCAGTACCAGAACTCCTCCAACAACTTCAGCCTGCAGCGCAGGGCCCGGGACATCAGCGCCACCTACGTCCAGCCGGGGGCGCCGCGCGAG GTGAACCTGGACAGTAAGACCAGAGACCTGacactccagctgctgcaggctccGTCCCACAGCTCGCTGTCCCACGCCCAGAGACGGGTCTACGCCCTGCTGGACACGGACTGCTACCCCCGCTTCCTGCAGTCCAGCCTCTACCTGTCCCTACGGGCAGAGGCCGACTAG